The following are encoded in a window of Colletotrichum lupini chromosome 3, complete sequence genomic DNA:
- a CDS encoding phytanoyl-CoA dioxygenase — protein MSPSTVSDMRAKYGPEVQKVSADTPLDDIIYLLKRDGGVFVRDLVPVADVDKAHEECRERLENDVEWNGSFFPKETQRAPALLALSPTYAKTQVMNPVYQKVCEHFLTTRSWFWWGNEKKESVSKPYVHSCTAMSIGPGGKAQPLHRDDYISHNYHQEVSEWDDERDKGRETAVGLFVAGCKVTKENGGTQFIPRSHLWGTDRHMPPRVEECIYAEMEKGDAFIMLASAYHAGGHNTTKNERRLMFATFSTRGYLRQEENQFLSVPQDIAKKLDQPIQEFMGYSMSDPACGYVDQMDPIFSLEIGSLASASQLGAVENSPLLLQEHEAPDRGQHVVLRVTVPGAEFRFLCHDSTTTLADAAYLQAAHLHYLRTAPLYGKVGLRLYGIHGLPKRPILNNQHEPNTGRDSLVRRPFFHLLPTFGRIVASTRFGCEMRANIAMARGSKAVRKVPARVLLSQIGNKFQQRDILSLMISEHPACGTCRKKCRKCDRARPVCNRCKSKGLHCEGYPPRFQFCESLQTHSLMTAGDERDPEAEKERVQPDVLPTNELTPAQNLSSPTSTPSSLSSDHPSQSRRLLQTLSQGASPASPQDRSLGAPSPATITGHPVDDLLLTSNSQKLLVYFDRELSHHLTIVVDGVDNPFRVHVLPLAYNHTGVLHAVLGLTACHLHLSPSGANQVDMATALQHRVAALNGLSSLLIKEEIYGLTEAEEEAALAIIFLLVLHDVSSRTHFKFLRIASLVG, from the exons ATGTCTCCATCCACAGTGTCGGACATGAGGGCTAAATATGGTCCTGAGGTCCAGAAGGTCTCCGCCGACACACCATTAGACGACATCATCTACCTCCTCAAGCGTGACGGGGGCGTCTTCGTTAGAGATCTGGTCCCTGTCGCTGATGTCGACAAAGCTCACGAAGAATGCCGCGAACGCCTTGAAAATGATGTGGAATGGAATGGCTCCTTCTTTCCAA AGGAGACTCAGCGGGCACCAGCCTTGTTGGCTCTCAGCCCTACGTATGCCAAAACACAAGTCATGAACCCAGTCTACCAAAAGGTGTGCGAGCACTTCTTGACCACCCGAAGTTGGTTCTGGTGGGGAAACGAGAAGAAGGAATCTGTATCAAAGCCATATGTTCACTCCTGTACTGCTATGAGCATTGGCCCCGGGGGCAAAGCTCAGCCCTTGCACCGAGACGACTACATCAGCCACAACTATCATCAAGAGGTGAGTGAATGGGATGATGAGCGAGACAAGGGCAGGGAAACAGCTGTTGGGCTCTTCGTGGCTGGCTGTAAAGTCACCAAGGAGAACGGTGGAACGCAATTCATTCCACGGAGCCATTTGTG GGGCACTGATAGACACATGCCTCCTCGAGTAGAGGAGTGCATTTACGCCGAGATGGAGAAAGGCGATGCCTTCATCATGCTGGCATCCGCGTACCATGCCGGAGGCCACAACACAACAAAGAATGAGAGACGACTGATGTTTGCCACATTCTCTACTCGAGGTTATCTTCGACAGGAGGAGAATCAATTCTTGTCTGTGCCCCAAGATATTGCAAAAAAGTTGGATCAACCCATCCAGGAGTTTATGGGATATTCAATGAGCGATCCGGCCTGTGGGTACGTTGATCAGATGGATCCAATCTTT TCACTTGAGATTGGAAGCCTTGCTTCGGCTTCTCAGCTTGGGGCTGTCGAGAATAGCCCTTTGCTGCTTCAGGAA CATGAGGCGCCAGACCGGGGACAACACGTTGTCTTAAGGGTGACTGTCCCCGGCGCGGAATTCAGATTCCTTTGTCATGACTCCACTACCACCTTAGCGGATGCTGCTTACCTGCAGGCTGCACACCTGCACTACCTACGTACCGCTCCTCTCTACGGCAAGGTAGGTTTACGGCTGTACGGAATACATGGATTGCCCAAGCGTCCAATCCTGAACAACCAACATGAACCCAACACCGGGCGAGACTCTCTGGTCCGCCGGCCTTTCTTCCACTTGCTCCCAACATTTGGTCGGATAGTTGC GTCTACGAGATTCGGATGCGAAATGCGTGCCAACATCGCAATGGCCAGGGGCTCGAAAGCCGTCAGAAAAG TCCCTGCCCGGGTCTTGTTGAGCCAGATTGGGAACAAGTTTCAGCAGCGAGACATTCTGTCGCTCATGATTTCTGAGC ATCCAGCATGCGGAACCTGTAGAAAGAAGTGCCGCAAGTGTGACCGCGCGCGCCCTGTCTGCAATCGATGCAAGTCAAAGGGCTTACACTGTGAGGGCTACCCTCCTCGATTCCAATTCTGTGAATCATTACAGACGCACAGTTTGATGACCGCTGGCGATGAGCGGGACCCAGAAGCGGAGAAAGAGCGCGTTCAGCCTGATGTCCTACCCACCAACGAGCTTACTCCGGCCCAAAACCTGAGCTCACCAACATCGACTCCAAGTTCACTTTCTTCAGATCACCCAAGCCAAagccgccgcctcctccaGACTTTGTCACAAGGTGCTTCTCCAGCCTCGCCCCAAGATCGATCTCTTGGCGCACCGTCACCGGCGACAATCACCGGGCACCCTGTCGACGATCTACTGCTCACGAGTAACAGCCAGAAATTGCTTGTTTACT TCGACAGAGAGCTGAGCCATCATCTAACAATTGTCGTTGACGGCGTGGACAACCCGTTCCGCGTACATGTCCTCCCACTGGCCTACAATCACACAGGTGTTCTCCATGCAGTCCTGGGACTTACCGCGTGCCATCTGCACCTATCACCATCAGGTGCTAACCAGGTTGACATGGCCACTGCCTTACAACACCGTGTTGCTGCATTGAACGGTCTAAGCTCCCTTTTGATCAAGGAAGAAATCTACGGGCTTACAGAAGCTGAAGAAGAGGCTGCACTAGCAATAATCTTTCTTTTGGTACTTCATGATGTAAGCTCCAGGACCCATTTCAAGTTTCTCCGCATCGCGAGTCTCGTTGGCTAA